Proteins from a genomic interval of Gluconacetobacter diazotrophicus PA1 5:
- the cpaB gene encoding Flp pilus assembly protein CpaB, translating into MIGRILLIVVAVSGLIGVVILGRLALHSGEKPVVAQVTEKKVPTVGVLVARKAEPAGALLQSGDLQTKDFPANLVPPGAIHDVPSERAALTGGLLRVPVPEGGLLTNEAVLRVGDHGFLAAVLKPGDSAVSVGVDSVSGVADLIEPGDYVDLIVTHDVATADVANSGGGAGGNPGGDAGGGRIAAETVLSALRVVAIDREMQHTSTVDSRGVGNRTVTLEVTPAQAEAVAVAGRLGRLTLAVRSLDQAGVAAFAPHTTWGGDVSPALAHGPESDAETVHLYNGTADLKDVHF; encoded by the coding sequence ATGATCGGGCGTATCCTGCTGATAGTCGTTGCCGTGTCCGGTCTGATCGGCGTGGTGATCCTGGGACGGCTGGCGCTCCATTCGGGTGAGAAGCCCGTGGTCGCGCAGGTCACGGAAAAGAAGGTGCCGACCGTCGGCGTCCTGGTTGCGCGGAAGGCGGAGCCGGCCGGTGCCTTGTTGCAGTCCGGGGATCTTCAGACGAAAGATTTTCCCGCCAACCTGGTGCCCCCCGGTGCGATTCACGACGTGCCGTCCGAACGCGCGGCGTTGACGGGCGGGTTGCTGCGCGTGCCGGTTCCCGAGGGCGGCCTGCTGACGAATGAAGCCGTGCTGCGCGTCGGCGATCACGGGTTTCTGGCAGCCGTATTGAAGCCCGGGGATTCAGCCGTCAGCGTCGGTGTCGACTCCGTTTCGGGGGTGGCCGACCTGATCGAGCCCGGGGATTACGTCGATCTGATCGTGACCCATGACGTGGCGACGGCCGACGTCGCCAATTCGGGGGGTGGGGCAGGCGGCAATCCGGGCGGGGACGCGGGTGGCGGTCGTATTGCTGCCGAAACGGTCCTGTCCGCCTTGCGTGTCGTGGCCATCGATCGTGAAATGCAGCATACGAGCACTGTCGACAGCCGGGGAGTGGGTAACCGGACGGTCACGCTGGAGGTGACACCGGCCCAGGCTGAGGCTGTCGCCGTGGCGGGGCGGCTGGGGCGCCTGACCCTGGCGGTCAGGTCGCTCGATCAGGCCGGGGTCGCGGCTTTTGCCCCGCATACGACATGGGGTGGCGATGTTTCGCCCGCGCTGGCGCATGGCCCGGAATCCGACGCGGAGACGGTGCACCTTTATAATGGGACCGCGGATCTAAAAGATGTTCATTTCTAG
- a CDS encoding Flp family type IVb pilin, whose protein sequence is MNTLLLKLLVLKNSRRGVTALEYGLIAALIAAVIMTAVGTIGSKLNTVFSSIGTDL, encoded by the coding sequence ATGAATACTCTTCTTCTGAAATTGCTTGTCCTCAAGAATAGCCGTCGCGGCGTTACGGCGCTGGAATATGGCCTGATCGCGGCCCTGATCGCTGCGGTCATCATGACCGCGGTAGGGACGATCGGCAGCAAGCTGAACACGGTTTTCAGCTCTATCGGTACCGATCTCTAA
- a CDS encoding CpaF family protein, producing the protein MSFGKGFGRLENKPVATRPDPAPSQSAGGLQPVQEPSQPPAVPAVPDQAPVVDVEENTATKAHSLELRALCLARLDPGVVLALAPERLAEEVERVVGQAASERRIQLNLREQREIATELVHDMLGLGPIQPLLDDETISDILINGPNRIFVERRGKTVLSNVRFRDVDHLVSVSQRIASAVGRRVDESSPTVDARLKDGSRVNIVFPPLALDGPYVSIRKFSKRPINFSRLVENGSCTPKLAKILEIAGRVRLNIVISGGTGSGKTTLMNAVSHFIDFDERVITVEDAAELQLQQPHVVRLETRPPSIEGKGEVTQRDLVRNALRMRPDRIIIGEVRGAEAFDMLQAMNTGHDGSMSTIHANTTRDAVTRIENMVQMGSFGLPTTAIRTQIVGAVDMIVQVGRHRDGGRRIVQVTDVSGLEGDVVVLNDIFNFVFDGEDMDGRLHGRYEESKIRPSFFDKLKYYELDRAWYAAFEELE; encoded by the coding sequence ATGAGCTTCGGAAAGGGCTTCGGCCGGCTAGAGAACAAGCCTGTCGCCACCAGGCCGGATCCGGCGCCGAGCCAATCGGCGGGGGGCCTTCAGCCTGTTCAGGAGCCGAGCCAGCCACCCGCCGTCCCGGCGGTTCCGGACCAGGCCCCCGTTGTCGATGTCGAGGAAAACACGGCGACGAAAGCCCATTCGCTGGAATTGCGCGCGCTGTGCCTGGCCCGTCTGGATCCGGGCGTCGTGCTCGCCCTGGCGCCCGAGCGGCTGGCCGAGGAAGTCGAACGCGTCGTTGGCCAGGCCGCATCCGAGCGGCGCATCCAGCTCAACCTGCGCGAGCAGCGGGAAATCGCGACCGAACTTGTCCATGACATGCTCGGTCTCGGGCCGATCCAGCCCCTGCTGGACGACGAAACGATTTCGGACATCCTGATCAACGGGCCGAACCGGATCTTCGTGGAAAGGCGGGGCAAGACGGTCCTGTCGAATGTCCGGTTCCGCGATGTCGATCATCTGGTGTCCGTCAGCCAGCGGATTGCCTCGGCTGTCGGGCGGCGCGTCGACGAATCCAGCCCGACCGTCGATGCGCGCCTGAAGGATGGATCGCGCGTCAATATCGTCTTTCCGCCGCTGGCGCTGGACGGTCCCTATGTATCGATCCGGAAATTTTCCAAACGCCCGATCAATTTTTCCCGTCTGGTCGAAAATGGTAGCTGCACGCCCAAGCTGGCGAAGATCCTGGAAATCGCGGGACGGGTGCGCCTGAATATCGTGATTTCGGGCGGCACGGGGTCGGGCAAGACCACCCTGATGAATGCGGTGTCGCATTTCATCGATTTCGACGAACGCGTCATCACGGTGGAAGACGCGGCGGAACTGCAGCTTCAGCAGCCGCACGTCGTGCGTCTGGAAACCCGTCCCCCGTCGATCGAGGGCAAGGGGGAAGTCACCCAGCGCGATCTTGTGCGCAATGCGCTGCGTATGCGCCCCGACCGGATCATCATCGGCGAGGTCCGAGGCGCCGAGGCGTTCGACATGCTGCAGGCCATGAATACCGGCCATGACGGCAGCATGTCGACGATTCACGCCAACACCACCCGCGATGCCGTCACCCGTATCGAGAACATGGTCCAGATGGGCAGCTTCGGACTGCCGACCACGGCCATCCGGACCCAGATCGTGGGGGCGGTGGACATGATCGTGCAGGTCGGCCGTCATCGCGACGGCGGCCGCCGGATCGTGCAGGTGACCGATGTCTCGGGGCTGGAGGGCGATGTCGTCGTCCTGAACGATATCTTCAATTTCGTCTTCGACGGGGAAGACATGGACGGACGCCTGCACGGGCGGTACGAGGAATCGAAGATCCGCCCGAGCTTTTTCGACAAGCTGAAATATTATGAGCTGGATCGTGCCTGGTACGCGGCGTTCGAAGAGCTTGAGTGA
- a CDS encoding flagellin: MSTTIGQYGNFGSSLILSAGIDAMTQEQQTIAWETSTDTLSETYAGLGQARSAAISLAPQITQVAAWQTNVTNAQNSLSVQADALTQIVSLAQSLSTSLIGVTGTTTDSAVTATAGEATTALSELATVLNTSDGSGYVFAGKDSTEPPIEDTASVTSGTLATQIASIVSSLGSSDASTVIEQATTAAADNTAGTSVFSSQLSVSGDAATALQKSVVTGSNTSTEVGIVATQGTAASLTSTGSPIRDLMRDMMIVSGTSGMSSTTSGYSDLVSQVYSSLQTTISQLTDMESSVGTTQDNLTANATLLTSMNTALTGQLGDARDADLAAVAVQSSSLDTSLKASYMLVSDMKSLTLANYI; the protein is encoded by the coding sequence ATGAGCACGACTATCGGTCAGTACGGAAATTTCGGATCGTCCCTCATCCTCTCCGCCGGTATCGACGCGATGACGCAGGAGCAGCAGACGATCGCGTGGGAGACGTCCACGGATACGCTTTCGGAAACCTACGCCGGTCTTGGCCAGGCGCGATCCGCCGCCATTTCCCTTGCCCCGCAGATCACCCAGGTCGCAGCCTGGCAGACCAACGTGACGAATGCCCAGAACAGCCTGTCCGTCCAGGCGGATGCGTTGACGCAGATCGTCTCGTTGGCGCAGTCGCTGTCCACCAGCCTGATCGGCGTCACCGGAACGACGACGGACAGCGCCGTCACGGCCACCGCGGGCGAGGCGACGACCGCGCTGTCGGAGCTTGCAACCGTCCTCAATACGTCCGACGGATCCGGGTATGTCTTTGCGGGCAAGGATTCGACCGAGCCCCCGATCGAGGACACGGCATCGGTTACAAGCGGCACGCTCGCCACGCAGATCGCCAGCATCGTCAGTTCCTTGGGGTCTTCCGACGCATCGACCGTTATCGAGCAGGCCACGACCGCGGCAGCCGACAATACGGCGGGCACGTCGGTTTTCTCGTCGCAGCTTTCGGTCTCGGGGGATGCGGCGACCGCTCTGCAGAAGTCGGTCGTAACCGGCAGCAATACGTCGACCGAGGTCGGCATCGTGGCGACACAGGGAACTGCAGCGAGCCTGACCTCCACCGGCTCTCCCATCCGGGACCTGATGCGCGACATGATGATCGTTTCCGGCACGAGCGGGATGTCGTCCACCACGAGCGGGTATTCGGATCTGGTCAGCCAGGTCTATTCGTCTCTTCAGACCACCATCAGCCAGCTTACGGATATGGAATCGTCGGTCGGGACGACACAGGACAATTTGACCGCAAATGCCACCCTGCTGACCAGCATGAATACCGCGCTGACGGGTCAGCTTGGCGATGCCCGCGATGCCGATCTCGCCGCGGTGGCGGTGCAGTCGTCCAGCCTCGATACCAGTCTCAAGGCATCGTACATGCTGGTTTCGGACATGAAGAGCCTGACGCTGGCGAATTACATCTAG
- a CDS encoding flagellar basal body-associated FliL family protein translates to MSETATGGPTASPLGGARKESALRAETAETALPHRKDAKPAKRKLIIAAAGGIAALLLVAGGVKWERGGVAQKVEKDVASRESAADSVLHPPIILGIPPIISNLDSGDGRPVYVKITAKVEISGASDEASLQDRIPEIQDVFQTYLHETRPQDIRGNGIYRLREAIMRRLRVDMAPLKVTNLYLVDFLVQ, encoded by the coding sequence ATGAGCGAGACTGCAACCGGCGGCCCAACCGCCTCCCCGCTTGGAGGGGCACGGAAGGAGTCGGCGCTGCGGGCGGAAACGGCGGAGACGGCTCTCCCTCACAGGAAGGACGCAAAGCCTGCGAAGCGGAAGCTGATCATCGCCGCCGCGGGCGGGATCGCGGCCCTTCTGCTTGTCGCCGGCGGCGTGAAGTGGGAGCGGGGCGGCGTAGCGCAGAAGGTCGAGAAGGACGTGGCGAGCCGGGAGAGCGCCGCCGACAGTGTCCTTCATCCGCCCATTATTCTCGGCATTCCGCCGATCATCTCCAACCTCGATAGCGGAGATGGACGTCCGGTCTATGTGAAGATCACCGCGAAGGTCGAGATCTCGGGCGCGTCCGACGAAGCCTCGCTCCAGGACAGGATTCCCGAGATCCAGGACGTGTTCCAGACGTACCTGCATGAAACCCGCCCGCAGGATATCCGGGGCAACGGGATATATCGGCTGCGCGAAGCCATCATGCGCCGCCTGCGCGTCGACATGGCGCCCTTGAAGGTGACCAATCTCTACCTCGTCGATTTTCTCGTCCAGTGA
- a CDS encoding AAA family ATPase has protein sequence MTICRNHVAFARIGCRARLALALALPALGGCTTMAPLQMTYHWRPLGTNQSNIEAQVERPQDLVHGRPLGDADAHEAAVAVQRWRDGKVMDLGNSGLAEMTLQSSGSGSGSGASAGAGALMSGTISAPRAQTNAEGTPPSEILALVSDAFTESLLRECLADLHHQDSTVMRMSCQQAVEYLRSHETPGILILDVSGEDQPLTTLTELANVVSPDVTVLLIGDREDANFYRQVTRGFGVSEYLYKPLNRSMATRFFGPVIMGGEVAPDAPRGGRVITVSGVRGGVGATTIMTNLGWYLAEEAKRHTVIVDFDLTTGKTALLLGTQSNNGLRSAMETPDRVDTLFLERSAQLVGDRLNLLSSLSDLQTRPKTSAAAMRHLMATVTKRYNFVLAEAPLCPDETEAALLDVTFQRIIVLDPTLAAVRDTLRIMPLLQTRGQGSQPLVVLNGLGRPGTLTLDEVVKSLGDKPDVVIPFLPKPLGTAEVDGIPAVKTCKEFRSAIVKLTHEAASVVADQPHHAPGFSSGLFRRLFGRGT, from the coding sequence ATGACCATTTGCCGCAATCATGTCGCCTTTGCGCGGATCGGGTGCCGTGCCCGGCTGGCCCTGGCCCTGGCCCTGCCGGCTCTGGGGGGGTGCACGACCATGGCGCCGCTGCAGATGACCTATCACTGGCGGCCGCTCGGGACCAATCAATCCAACATCGAGGCGCAGGTCGAACGCCCCCAGGACCTGGTACATGGACGTCCGTTGGGCGATGCCGACGCGCATGAGGCGGCGGTGGCGGTACAGCGCTGGCGGGACGGCAAGGTCATGGACCTCGGGAATAGCGGACTGGCTGAAATGACCTTGCAGTCCAGTGGTTCGGGCTCGGGTTCGGGTGCCAGCGCGGGAGCAGGCGCCCTGATGTCCGGGACGATCTCCGCCCCCCGGGCCCAGACGAATGCCGAAGGCACGCCACCCTCGGAAATCCTTGCGCTGGTCTCGGACGCTTTCACGGAATCCCTGCTGCGGGAGTGCCTGGCGGACCTGCATCACCAGGACAGCACGGTCATGCGCATGTCCTGCCAGCAGGCGGTCGAGTACCTGCGGAGTCACGAGACTCCCGGGATCCTGATCCTGGATGTCAGCGGCGAGGACCAGCCGCTGACGACGTTGACCGAACTGGCGAATGTCGTGTCGCCCGACGTCACGGTCCTGCTGATCGGCGATCGGGAAGATGCCAATTTCTATCGGCAGGTGACGCGCGGATTCGGCGTTTCCGAATATCTGTACAAGCCGCTGAACCGCAGCATGGCGACGCGGTTTTTCGGACCGGTCATCATGGGCGGCGAGGTCGCGCCGGATGCGCCGCGTGGTGGGCGCGTGATTACGGTCAGTGGCGTGCGCGGCGGTGTGGGCGCCACGACGATCATGACCAACCTGGGATGGTACCTGGCCGAGGAAGCCAAGCGACATACCGTGATCGTCGATTTCGACCTGACGACCGGCAAGACCGCGCTCCTGCTGGGGACGCAGAGCAATAACGGCCTGCGCTCGGCCATGGAAACGCCCGATCGCGTGGACACCTTGTTCCTGGAACGCAGCGCGCAACTGGTCGGCGACCGGCTGAACCTGCTGTCGAGCCTGAGCGACCTGCAGACGCGGCCGAAGACCAGTGCCGCGGCCATGCGCCACCTGATGGCGACGGTCACAAAGCGATATAATTTCGTCCTGGCGGAAGCCCCGCTGTGCCCGGACGAGACCGAGGCCGCGTTGCTGGACGTCACGTTCCAGCGGATTATCGTTCTCGATCCGACATTGGCGGCCGTGCGCGATACGCTGCGAATCATGCCCCTGCTTCAGACCCGGGGACAGGGGTCCCAGCCGCTGGTGGTGCTGAACGGGCTGGGGCGGCCGGGTACGCTGACGCTGGATGAGGTGGTGAAGAGCCTGGGAGACAAGCCTGACGTGGTCATTCCCTTCCTGCCCAAGCCCCTCGGGACGGCCGAAGTGGACGGCATCCCGGCGGTGAAGACCTGCAAGGAGTTCCGGTCGGCCATCGTGAAGCTGACGCACGAGGCCGCATCGGTGGTCGCCGACCAGCCGCATCATGCGCCCGGATTTTCGTCGGGCCTGTTCCGGCGCCTGTTCGGTCGCGGCACATGA
- a CDS encoding DUF6468 domain-containing protein has product MLTQIQMIIEIILSFFLLLGIIYSLYFSRVLSNLKRDRESLLGLVEKLQSSVKSAEEGVEKLRIAGEVSGRPLSRMIEQAKMASTELDTMVSKADSMADRLQGLATKIPSQERRLEDLLEKTEETRLELVQEARNLRYPDCSPELTSSPHTPEAEDAGSDQDASDKPDSIVASPADATVVDLEEDTPAEDKSPEDKPTGNKPTGSKSAGNEPAGNKPTPGRRREGRQNRSRSGNSA; this is encoded by the coding sequence ATGCTGACACAGATCCAGATGATCATCGAGATCATCCTGTCGTTCTTCCTGCTTTTGGGAATAATCTACAGCCTCTATTTCAGTCGCGTCCTGTCGAACCTGAAGCGGGACCGTGAAAGCCTCCTCGGTCTCGTCGAGAAACTGCAAAGCAGTGTGAAAAGCGCCGAAGAAGGGGTCGAAAAACTGCGCATTGCCGGCGAGGTCAGCGGACGTCCGCTCAGCAGGATGATCGAACAGGCCAAGATGGCGAGCACGGAACTCGACACCATGGTGAGCAAGGCCGATTCGATGGCCGACCGCCTTCAGGGCCTGGCGACGAAGATACCGTCCCAGGAGAGGCGACTGGAAGATTTGCTCGAGAAGACCGAGGAAACCCGGCTGGAACTTGTCCAGGAAGCCAGGAATCTCCGATACCCGGATTGCAGTCCGGAGCTGACGTCCTCGCCCCATACGCCAGAGGCCGAGGATGCCGGCTCGGACCAGGATGCGTCGGACAAGCCTGATTCCATCGTCGCATCACCGGCCGACGCAACGGTCGTGGACCTGGAAGAGGACACGCCCGCCGAGGACAAGTCGCCGGAGGACAAACCCACGGGAAACAAACCCACGGGGAGCAAGTCGGCGGGCAACGAACCCGCAGGGAACAAGCCCACCCCCGGTCGCAGGCGCGAAGGACGCCAGAACAGGTCACGATCGGGCAATTCCGCCTGA
- the fliM gene encoding flagellar motor switch protein FliM: protein MQDGDDTTKGADHHETAAGSQPEPVHEAAPAGAGGGHAAKEDSSPAMAHDDMGGHVLDQSEIDSLLGNAFGGLPIKEESGLERVIKAGFVAYERLPMLEIVFDRLVRMLSSTLRSFTNDNVEITIDGMRSMSFGDYMNAVPSSSLFAVFKAVQWENYGLIVIDSALSYSIIDILMGGPRGVGYAGVEARPHTAIERALIEKLVTLTLNDLSTAFNPVCTIDLTFERLEVSARFAAIARASNAVVMTKLHIDMEDRSGSLDLIIPYVTLEPVRDQLSQQFMGERFGRDSKWEGHLVSEILETDIQVSAVFEEKTILLSEVLGLRPGMLISFPHQNGTPIHVRLQCGQTPLFEGRLGKLQDKAAVKIEKRLVPPAGPHMNEAAVPDPAPPDEQKTQA, encoded by the coding sequence ATGCAGGACGGGGACGACACGACGAAGGGAGCCGACCACCACGAGACGGCCGCCGGATCCCAGCCCGAGCCCGTGCATGAGGCCGCGCCTGCCGGGGCAGGCGGCGGGCACGCCGCCAAGGAAGACAGTTCGCCCGCGATGGCTCATGACGATATGGGTGGTCACGTGCTGGACCAGTCCGAAATCGACAGCCTGCTGGGGAACGCGTTCGGCGGGCTTCCCATCAAGGAAGAGTCCGGCCTGGAACGGGTCATCAAGGCAGGGTTCGTGGCCTACGAACGCCTGCCGATGCTGGAGATCGTATTCGACCGCCTGGTCCGGATGTTGTCGTCCACGCTCCGCAGCTTCACGAACGACAACGTCGAAATCACCATCGACGGCATGCGCTCGATGAGCTTCGGCGACTATATGAATGCCGTGCCGTCATCGTCCCTGTTCGCGGTCTTCAAGGCCGTGCAATGGGAAAATTACGGCCTGATCGTCATCGATTCCGCGCTGTCCTACTCGATCATCGACATCCTGATGGGTGGTCCGCGCGGGGTCGGCTACGCAGGGGTGGAAGCGCGCCCACATACCGCCATCGAAAGGGCGCTGATCGAAAAGCTCGTCACGTTGACGCTCAACGATCTTTCCACGGCCTTCAATCCGGTCTGCACCATCGACCTGACGTTCGAGCGGCTTGAGGTCAGTGCGCGCTTCGCCGCGATCGCACGCGCCTCGAACGCCGTCGTGATGACCAAGCTTCACATCGACATGGAGGACCGGAGCGGAAGCCTGGACCTGATCATTCCCTACGTGACGCTGGAACCTGTCCGCGATCAGTTGTCCCAGCAATTCATGGGCGAGCGGTTCGGACGCGATTCAAAATGGGAAGGTCACCTGGTTTCCGAAATTCTCGAAACCGACATCCAGGTTTCGGCGGTATTCGAGGAAAAGACGATTCTGCTTTCGGAGGTCCTCGGCCTCCGTCCCGGCATGCTGATCAGCTTTCCCCATCAGAACGGAACACCGATCCACGTCCGGCTCCAATGCGGCCAGACCCCCCTGTTCGAGGGACGGCTGGGAAAACTGCAGGACAAGGCAGCCGTTAAGATCGAGAAGAGGCTGGTGCCACCCGCTGGGCCGCACATGAACGAGGCGGCCGTTCCCGATCCGGCCCCGCCAGACGAGCAGAAGACGCAAGCCTGA
- a CDS encoding type II and III secretion system protein family protein, whose amino-acid sequence MFISRRVLPMAAFAGMSLCLAGADARSTHPAASGSVAHGAHAVLGIEEGAGKLVKLDGIATNIFVADPKVVEVRAASPDSMFVFGVGAGQTTVIATSRSGGVVARYTVVVLPSSYRASALRRDVGQQNPRVRIGTGADGSIGIEGTETSSESAEQALEGATALVGKGGRVGDYASVPGSIQVNLKVRIVEMSRSLVRELGVEWQSVNALGTAAAIGISTSNPLAALTTEQSAFNFLSRFSAAGRPVTVETVIDALSQDGLIHSLAEPNLTTVSGQAASFIVGGEYPIPVSSYNNNINVQYKQYGISLAFVPTVLADGRISLHVRPEVSALSTQGAVTLSEANGNLQIPALTVRRADTTVELGSGQSFAIAGLMQDSTNMQGLGLPFLGDIPVLGALFKSSSFQKNESELVIVVTPYLVRPVDNESMLHSPDDNWAPPGDLDRIFLMRQNIYKYAGKKNVARRDVNSDAGFMVE is encoded by the coding sequence ATGTTCATTTCTAGACGGGTTCTGCCCATGGCGGCGTTCGCGGGCATGTCGCTATGCCTGGCGGGTGCGGATGCCCGATCGACTCACCCGGCCGCATCCGGATCGGTGGCGCACGGTGCCCACGCGGTGCTGGGAATCGAGGAAGGCGCCGGCAAGCTGGTGAAGCTGGATGGCATCGCGACGAACATCTTCGTGGCGGACCCCAAGGTGGTCGAGGTCCGGGCCGCCAGTCCGGACAGCATGTTCGTGTTCGGGGTCGGGGCCGGGCAGACGACGGTGATCGCCACCAGCCGGTCCGGCGGCGTGGTGGCACGCTATACGGTGGTCGTCCTGCCCTCGAGCTATCGCGCGTCGGCCCTTCGCCGGGATGTGGGGCAGCAGAATCCTCGTGTCCGCATCGGAACGGGGGCGGACGGCAGCATCGGCATCGAGGGGACTGAAACCTCCTCGGAATCGGCCGAGCAGGCGCTGGAGGGGGCGACGGCGCTGGTCGGAAAGGGGGGGCGTGTCGGCGATTATGCGTCCGTGCCCGGTTCGATCCAGGTCAATTTGAAGGTCCGGATCGTTGAAATGTCCCGCAGTCTGGTACGCGAACTGGGCGTGGAATGGCAGTCGGTCAATGCGCTGGGGACGGCGGCGGCGATCGGGATATCGACCAGCAACCCGTTGGCGGCCCTGACGACGGAACAGAGTGCCTTCAACTTTCTGTCCCGCTTTTCGGCGGCGGGGCGTCCCGTGACCGTGGAAACCGTCATCGATGCCCTGTCCCAGGACGGGCTGATCCACAGCCTCGCGGAGCCCAACCTGACCACCGTCAGCGGTCAGGCCGCGAGCTTCATCGTGGGTGGCGAATATCCGATTCCGGTTTCCAGCTATAACAACAACATCAACGTGCAGTACAAGCAGTATGGCATTTCGCTGGCCTTCGTGCCGACCGTGCTGGCTGATGGACGGATCAGCCTGCATGTGCGGCCGGAAGTCAGCGCGCTTTCGACCCAGGGGGCAGTGACATTGTCCGAGGCGAACGGCAACCTGCAGATTCCGGCCCTGACGGTCCGGCGCGCGGATACGACGGTCGAACTGGGGAGCGGCCAGAGTTTTGCCATTGCCGGGCTTATGCAGGATTCGACCAACATGCAGGGGTTGGGCCTGCCGTTCCTGGGCGATATTCCGGTTCTGGGGGCCCTGTTCAAATCCAGCAGTTTCCAGAAGAACGAAAGCGAACTGGTCATTGTCGTCACGCCTTATCTCGTCCGGCCGGTGGATAATGAATCGATGCTGCATAGCCCGGACGACAACTGGGCTCCGCCGGGCGATCTGGATCGTATTTTCCTGATGCGACAGAATATTTATAAATATGCCGGCAAGAAAAATGTGGCGCGTCGCGACGTGAACAGCGACGCTGGATTCATGGTGGAGTGA
- a CDS encoding A24 family peptidase has protein sequence MMGWVVDGLVVISTIFLVYAALHDVAVRTIPDQVVVALGGLGATIAILHGHIVGSILVAICVFGLCFAIWWFGAIGGGDVKLLSAASLLFPPAAVPSWILTIAMSGGVLAGFYLMVRHRVTVGPVRHGCFGRIVRSERWRMRRGGPLPYAVAIAAGSCFQLIR, from the coding sequence ATGATGGGCTGGGTTGTTGATGGCTTAGTCGTTATTTCCACCATTTTTCTTGTATATGCCGCGTTGCATGATGTGGCGGTCCGAACAATACCTGATCAAGTGGTCGTCGCCTTGGGTGGGCTTGGGGCGACGATCGCCATTCTGCATGGCCATATCGTGGGTTCCATTCTGGTCGCGATCTGCGTATTCGGTTTGTGCTTCGCGATCTGGTGGTTCGGGGCGATCGGGGGCGGCGACGTCAAGCTGCTCAGTGCGGCGTCCTTGTTGTTTCCGCCCGCCGCGGTGCCGTCATGGATTTTGACGATAGCCATGTCGGGTGGTGTTCTGGCCGGTTTCTACTTGATGGTACGTCATCGGGTCACGGTCGGTCCGGTGCGACACGGTTGTTTCGGCCGTATTGTGCGGAGCGAGCGTTGGCGGATGCGTCGCGGCGGTCCTTTGCCTTATGCCGTCGCCATCGCGGCGGGGTCCTGTTTTCAGCTTATCCGGTGA
- a CDS encoding MucR family transcriptional regulator has translation MADTSTDNIFTSPVGHITDMRISRLVGRLHTEFLPLQTPDAIIEQAGKVKDVTVALKRIAVNSPERLGAILGILSEMADVGIIRNMDDALQEALRIENKLPIEVIEGVRTMDATGPALPRRPYPSKPRVAPNVAYRKVNAVAPSGSAPGQGASQIPDLPSGQAEMPAKADYGREATLAAGDGVQPGMSLELPWKPRQWIAKRDHPTHPVQNSVREDSLTCLHCGEAFTMLKRHIENKHRQTPEAYRVYWGLPANYPMASEAYSEMKKAEAEISKFGSYDRRKRNQKKEAKGRGANSAWR, from the coding sequence GTGGCGGATACCAGCACAGATAATATTTTTACCTCACCTGTGGGTCACATTACGGACATGCGCATCAGCCGCCTTGTCGGAAGGCTGCATACGGAATTCCTTCCCCTGCAAACGCCCGATGCGATTATCGAGCAGGCCGGCAAGGTCAAGGACGTGACGGTCGCCTTGAAAAGGATCGCGGTGAATAGCCCGGAGCGCCTGGGGGCTATCCTTGGCATCCTGTCCGAAATGGCAGATGTCGGGATTATCCGCAATATGGACGATGCACTTCAGGAAGCACTGCGCATCGAGAACAAGCTGCCTATCGAGGTGATCGAGGGCGTTCGGACCATGGACGCAACGGGACCGGCGCTGCCTCGGCGGCCTTATCCATCCAAGCCACGCGTGGCACCGAATGTGGCCTATCGGAAAGTCAACGCCGTGGCTCCGTCCGGTTCCGCGCCGGGGCAGGGGGCGAGCCAGATACCAGACCTGCCGTCCGGACAGGCCGAAATGCCCGCCAAGGCGGACTATGGACGGGAAGCCACCCTGGCGGCCGGTGACGGAGTCCAGCCCGGTATGTCGCTTGAACTGCCATGGAAACCCCGTCAGTGGATTGCCAAGCGGGACCATCCCACCCACCCGGTGCAGAACTCGGTCCGTGAGGATTCCCTGACGTGCCTGCATTGCGGCGAGGCGTTTACGATGCTCAAGCGTCATATCGAAAACAAGCACAGGCAGACGCCCGAGGCATATCGCGTGTATTGGGGATTGCCGGCGAATTACCCCATGGCCAGCGAGGCCTATTCCGAGATGAAAAAGGCCGAGGCGGAGATATCCAAGTTCGGCTCCTACGACCGGCGGAAAAGGAACCAGAAAAAGGAAGCCAAGGGGCGGGGCGCGAACAGCGCGTGGCGCTGA